One genomic window of Azospirillum sp. TSH100 includes the following:
- the hslV gene encoding ATP-dependent protease subunit HslV, translating into MTYPASNPHDPIQWHGTTILSVRKNGQVVIAGDGQVSVGPTVMKANARKVRWLAGGTVMAGFAGATADAMTLFERLEGKLEQYPGQLTRACVEMAKDWRTDRYLRRLEAMMAVADKSVSLVLTGNGDVLEPEDGLIGIGSGGSYALSAARALIDIDGMDAEAVARKAMKIAAGICVYTNENVTLEKL; encoded by the coding sequence ATGACCTATCCAGCGTCCAATCCTCATGATCCCATCCAGTGGCACGGCACCACGATCCTGTCGGTGCGCAAGAACGGTCAGGTGGTGATCGCCGGCGACGGGCAGGTCTCGGTCGGCCCGACGGTGATGAAGGCCAACGCGCGCAAGGTCCGCTGGCTGGCCGGCGGCACGGTGATGGCCGGCTTCGCCGGCGCCACCGCCGACGCGATGACCCTGTTCGAGCGGCTGGAAGGCAAGCTGGAGCAGTATCCCGGCCAGTTGACCCGCGCCTGCGTCGAGATGGCCAAGGACTGGCGCACCGATCGCTATCTGCGCCGGCTTGAGGCGATGATGGCGGTGGCCGACAAGAGCGTCAGCCTCGTGCTGACCGGCAACGGTGACGTGCTGGAACCGGAGGATGGGCTGATCGGCATCGGCTCCGGCGGATCCTATGCCCTGTCGGCGGCGCGTGCACTGATCGACATCGACGGGATGGATGCGGAAGCCGTGGCGCGCAAGGCGATGAAGATCGCCGCCGGCATCTGCGTCTACACCAACGAAAACGTCACCCTGGAAAAGCTGTGA